The genomic DNA TATCTATTAATACAAGTAACTAGGCAGGGTTGGTTCTAGGGGGTGCTACAGTGTAGCGCCCACATTATCTTAGAAAGACGTGACACTTAGAGAAAGGAAATGCTACAGTAGGTGTCAGTTTCATCTTGTCAGTTCACCCGTTGCTTAGGAAACTATTTGAACAAAGGCTTCTTCACTCACTGTATTTTCAGCTTATTTCCATAGATCATTGTCAAACTGAGAGCCTTTTAATTCACTTAAATTACTACTCTGTATTACCTACAGTACTAtatggcattttaaaaaaaatgctttagaaAATGACAATTGGATcagaatcacattttttttttttttttttttaataaagcagtttgaattgtggaggtTCTGTGCAAACCGTTGAATCCTCAGTTGCATTGCTGCTGCACTCACTGTACTATGTGTCTTAAAATGCATCTTCTCCCTCTAGAACCATTGAGCAGCCCCAAGGTGAAGACATGCAGGTGGATGCCAAGCCAGACCATGCACATCCCTACAGATATAACATGAACTATCCAAGCATCGGCCAGTGTATTATAATTAACAACAAGAACTTTGATAAAAAGACCGGTACTGTATATTTGTGTgatatacactatacactatcaATACTCAATTTAGGACCTAAATGCTACCTTCATTTCTAATGTCAATACATAgacttcatttttcattttttttagaaaCCATCTaattgatttaaccctttgcggtcctatgtcggacctggtccgacattgcaattttccctttccggtccaatgtcggaccgtgtccgacatcatcaaaaagacgtaaaaaacaggtctctagtcgttttttctccggaaaaagccaagaaaaccattcaatggccgataggagccgagagaagctggggaaaaaaataaataaataaataaacaaaaaaaaagggggcgtatctcatgatacagatagccccggcaccacatagataacacggatataaacaaacaagatagctgcttctgcatccagcgctcaaagaacatcacagacatttgcagagctttttttagatgttatagtaataaaataatgacttggattacattattgaggagtttggtgataaaacgagtgatcaggagatgatttatcggtatgcactactatgaagaggtatgtgaaaaatacagcgaacaaggggtggggcggggctggagatgcagtactgagtgtcctgttgatatgcagtgccttttaaacctgttttactgtgaaaaaaaatacttttaaacagcgcgactaaaataaactgtgtgtctgaaaataaattggacctgacgcgcctgagacgctctgaataaatggaccgatAAGGGTTAATggattattttattacttttggACATTTCAAAATGCCACTGAGGTACCACGTGAAAGGTTTATTAAAAGCCTAATAGGTCCATTTAATAAACCCAAGGACCctgcagcagaaaaaaataaattgtcatTATGTCTGTACTAACTATATAATAAAACCTATATTTACTTTACAGTAGAATTCACAAATACTATGTCTTTTAAAAACTAGAGAACTACAGTGTATTGCTGTGTATGTGTGGATAATTTCTTTCTGATTCTAACAGGAATGAATATTCGAAATGGAACAGACGTGGATGCGGGAAATCTCTTGAAAAGCTTCAAAATGCAGGGTTATAAAGTCAAGGTTTTCAATGACCAGACCTGCAGGCAGATAGAGCAATGTTTACAATCGAGTAAGTGGAAACTTTCTGGGCTCTAGAGAGAAATCCGATCATGTTATCCCAGCACAGTTCTAGCCAAGagggatttttaaaatgttaaataatttaGCAGTAGAACCCAAAGAAGAGTgctttactgtctggtaaggccTGCCTCATGCTGTTAAATGACGAGGCGAGGATATTTAACATAACAAGATAGGGCCTTACCAGACAGTGAAGCACTCCTTTTAGGGTTctgttgctattagaaaatggctgTGTTAAAAATGTTCAAACATGTTAATATTCCACTATGCCATGCTCTAGTTGAGGGTGTAGAggataattattgtttttttaaaagaagaaaattaAGTCTTCAAGTCAGTTAAGCTGGATTTGGActtgaacacattttattaaagaattaaaaacgtTGTATTCTTAATATACTGGTTGAGTCTAACAGTCATGGCTGTGTTTCAGTTGCCCGGGAAGACCACAGCAAAGAGGCCTCTTTTGTGTGTGCACTGCTGAGCCATGGAGATGAAGGGGTGCTTTACGGAACGGACGGCTGTATCGAAATTAAAAGACTGACCAGCCTTTTCAAGGGAGACCGCTGCAAGACACTGGTTGGCAAGCCAAAATTGTTTTTCATACAGGTAATGGTTATTTgagaatataaaatataaatatatattccaTGGTGAATCTGCTTTACTACGGCAACTCTGTTAAAAACTAAAGCCTCCAAATATCACAATTGGATTATTGTTTACTTGTTAGGTTCGCACAGTCTATGCATCTAGTATGGGTATCCAGTTTGCTTTTGGTAGACAATGTATGAGTTTAATAAGTCAAATATTTGGATActattaatttgttgttttatttaatgatTAGGCTTGTAGAGGAACAGAGCTAGACGGAGGTATTGAAGCAGACAGTATTGAAAGTGACAGCTCTCCCCAGAAGATCCCTGTGGAGGCTGATTTCTTGTACGCGTACTCCACTGTTTCAGGTAAATTTCATCCCATTTCCTGACTTTAATCATTGACTACCTAAAGAAGCTGTATTAGAAGGATCACATATTGTATAGATCTTTCTGTATGCTTCCTAAAAGTAGATTTGTAGATCCAAGCTCTCTATTTGAACTTCTATTCTGATGAAAAACAGAACAATACACTGAGAGATTTCAAAGCTACATgcttctttaaatatatattttaagggaTTACATTACAGTATAATAAAGGCATCCACCTTATGTATACAAAACCAAAGGGAAAGtcgcatttttttttattattatttataaatctaTGAAATCTGTTATCTTAAATGGAATATTTTCTTTACTTGTTAAAGGCATGTTGTGCCATTGATCACGTTGAACTAAAAACGATTGCATTATAAGCATATTTAGAGGTGAACTCTGGACTCTGCAAGGACTCATTCATGGCTGTAAATATGTTTGCACAATGAAAATGTGAGGGGTGTGCCAAGATAGTGTATTTAAGTATATATAGGGGTTAACCAGAGCAGAACGATAAGATAAATTAAATTTGCACGATACTTAAGGTTTAAATGATCTTTGATCTTGCAGGCTTTGTCAATGCATGGTTTGTAGGTAACCCTTATAGCTTTAACGTACAATTTTAACACCCCTGagcaagcatttttttaaaaagatagaaCTGCATGACTTCCATAACAtatttttttggggaaaaaaaaatatacagtgccttgcaaaagtattcagacccctgaccaattctctcatattactaaattacaaatggtacattgaaatttcattctgtttgatatcaccgtgtaacaaatttttttttggttcctgggtagtaagtgttatttcctaattgcttatgcctcaaaagtatagaaaatggctattattccccacaaactttgcttttgtgaccagaacagtgatattttgaaatttacctattttccagaacattccagatagattcagtgctgagtaaacttggagtaacttctagaactttccagtaatataaatagtagtataaatacaggggccttaagcccaccagttcagtttagttccagctgcctaagtggatacatatctgcatttttctgagatggcatcaaggtcataggagggtctccaaggcagttttaccaagtttccctgctatctttgcctttgggacagcagggacaccaaggcgcactaccacaggcgggactggccacagcggaccgagttctatgtggggaggaacaacgtcaagtgggagccactggtggacccccggaaggtgctgatgccaccactgcacatcaaattgggccttatgaaacaatttgtcagagctctagataaggagtcggcagccttcaagtaccttcaagacttcttccctaagctgtctgaggcaaaggtcaaagccggtgtcttcgtcggaccacagataaagaagatcctgcagtgcaatgaattccccaagaagctcactagtaaggagaaagcagcttggaacagctttgtcgcagtggttcggggcttcctgggcaatcacaaggccgaaaactatgtggagctggttgagactctggtgaagaactacggcacaatgggctgtaggatgtccctcaaagtccatatccttgatgcacctcttgataaattcaaggagaacatgggagcgtactcggaggagcaaggcgagcgcttccaccaggatatactggactttgaatgccgctaccaaggacagtataacaagaacatgatgggagactagactttgggggctgattcatgaaagtgatttacagtataatcgtaaatctcgaaaaactactcgcttctaaatcttttgtagtcatttttgtattactttagtataaacacatgttaatttggattcatatgttgtttttttctgactttgtgaacgaaaagacacaaattcgcccgttttctcactggaaataggtcaatttcaaaatatcactgtcctggtcacaaaagcaaagtttgtggggaataatagccattttctatacttttgaggcataagcaattaggaaataacacttactacccaggaacaaaaattgtgttacatagtgtattttattttaaaacactgaaactcaaatgATGCGAATTGCAAAATTGAATATGTCCCAGGAGTGAAAGAAGGTTCAGTTTAGAAATGGAATGGTTGATCTCAAAGGATTGAATGAGAGATCGAATGCGTTCCAGTTTATCAGGAGGCAGTCGAGCTTCAAATTGGATTGTATCCAAAGTTATTTCTTTGCACTCAAGAGAGTGAACTGAACTGAAGGTTTTCTCCTCTGAGAGGGGGACGCCAACTACTGAGAAGAGAGACCTGAGTTCTAAGTGAGCTTCAGCTGGAGGGGCTGATGGAGGAGATAGAAGGAGAAAGTCGTCCAATAAGTGCAGCACAAAGGGGATGCGATTAATATTGAGTAGAATCCAGCAAAGGGCTTCAGAGAGTGAATCAAAAGATCTTAGGGCTGCTGCGGCATCCAAAAGTAGTTTAGTAGCGAAGTAAAATGGCCCCTTCCAACAGATGATGGAGAGAAAGGAGTATAGGCACGacaacatatatactgtatattacctACTACGTATATATATTGTCTACTACtagatatatatattatctaCTATCTCTTAATGatgaccagggatcctaggaatccgtttgctgcagAATAACACTGAAAAAAGCGgattttctatgataacacgGAAAAACGCGAATTTTGTATGTTTCtgaagatttttttgttttacacttggaggggcaaaaaacatgcatggcttttttgtttgtttgataataaccaaatcaatacaagtaTAATATCTAAACATTAACACTGGCAACTCTGCTTTAAATTTATGTAAACATACCTGTCTGATAGCTTCCGGTATTAAAGTTCCATTTACTTCAGtattcagagctgttcaaagatgtcgaaaacaataaaaatcacccctaaagattggGTCAACGAGTTTGGCATGGACGAATTTCACGTCAATGGTAATGTggtgttttgtacttcatgcagcaaggtTGTAAATTACACTCGCAGGCAGACCATTGTAGAACACACGGGAAGCGCTAAACATAAGGTGAATGAAAGGAAATGTAAACAAGACGAGGCCGAAACAGCAGTTGAACTtacatgaatatttatttatttatttatttttaacacagaactatttgtaatatttgaaggggaaaaaaaagacgtttgtttgttttattgattaatggcactggtaagctTGCAACTGGCTTAAAAATTTTATAAAtgtaaccatttttattttatgtatttaagacgcatttatccaaagcgacttacacagagggtggcacggtggcgtagtggttagcgctgctgccgcacagcgccagggtcctaggttcaaatccggcctagggtactgtgtgtggagtttgcatgttctccccgtgtttgcgTGGgatttctccgggtactccggtttcctcccaaaGTCATGCTGTCTAGGTTGATTGGTTACTTTAAAttgcccagtgtgtgtgtgtgtgtgtgtgtggtgccctgcgatggactggcgtcccatccagggtgtagtctcgccttgcatcCTGTGTAtgtcgggttaggctccggctcaccgcgaccttgtaaaggagtaagcagttaatgataatgtATGGATGGATGGACTTACactcagtggtgtagtcgagggtatatgcaggtaaacagcgtttacccacttttaatttggcaATATAccatttacccacttctcatataagggatacaccgtttactcacttctactctcctgtgatatgcaaatcctgggttgaagacaagatattttaacagtgagcaTCTGTGTTGCGTTGCTGGGAGCGAGACTGACAGCTTAGAGCTCTcgggccactggactgcgtgttctctgtgtgtgtgtgtgtgagtgagtatgattggttgtttatgttctgttaatgttatgtcgttaggcacactggacctgcagggcggtgctaatagccttcatcctagcctgTGAAAGGACGCTCACACAGCTTTTCAGTGAAGTGCACAGTCGGCTCTTTGACTGTTCACGTGAACAGCACCTTAAAGGGTAAATGACTGTATGGGTGGCTCTGGTTGCCAGTAACAAtgtgtctgttcatgtttatctgttcaatctatctgttcaactctaCCAAACAGGGCAGTTTATCCACTTTTTTAAATTTACCATTACACCACTGGTTACACTGTAATGCAAGCTTACAGTTCAAGAATAAttttataaactaaaatacaacagaGAGACACAACATgtgtaacaagaacaacaataaatactttgtatgtTAACTGTTACCCAATAGTAATGTTTATTTCTCATAATGTGGCAGGGAAAACTCATTTTAGCCCTTTTATTTTACTCGCGGAATAACacacatttttctcttttttttatttgagaatttcatttttttttttgaggattaCTAGGATCCCTGATGATGACTGCCATTTTGTATTGACAGCATTTTTAGTTTCTAGCAGTTTTTGCGCTTCCTCGTTCTTTCTGCATGTTTTCATGGCAGGGGAAGTATGCTACTAACACGGTTGTTCATTTGCAGGTTACTATTCCTGGAGGAACACTGTGAGTGGCTCCTGGTTCATCCAGTCCCTGTGTGATATGCTCAGCAAGTACGGCAGAGAGCTGGAGCTCATGCAAATCCTTACACGGGTcaaccacaaggtggcactggaATTTGAGTCAAGCTCAACCATTGCAGGCTTCAATTACAAAAAGCAGATTCCATGCATCGTCTCTATGCTAACTAAAGAAGTGCATTTCTCACATTGATTATTTTGTGATCTCCTCTTTGCGGTTTTGAATAGATTGTATAAAACTTAAACATGCAGAGGTTTGTTTTTGTAACAAGAACATTTGAAAACCTTATGAAGACAACCAAAAGAGTACATTAACTGGGAACAATAACAGTATCTATACCAGCAGGTTCTCACTGTTAAACGGTGAAAATGCAATTTTAACCACTGAATAGATAAGCGATGCAAATGTATTATAAACAGATATTAAAAGTAGGGAATTTTAATCGTCCAAAGCCTCGGTTTATAAGGTGAGCACAGAGATCTATGCTGATATGTTTGTGCTAACTTCTCAACCCTTCGAAATTTGTCTTCCCACTTGTTCTTAATCAACACCCACCAAGAGGATGACAAAAGTCATTgttctctataaaaaaaaaaaaatacaaacttgaATTACTTTCATTATTTTCACTTGTGCTGTAGTCTTTACTATGGTTTGTAAATCAAGACCTATAATGAgttgttatcatctgcaataaattcacagatgtttaatttttaaactattattgtgttattttttataatgttattatttggCTTCAGTTGCTATGGTGTCAGTGAATTGAAGTgagtttttcactgtggaaatctggtaatcctaaactaaGAGGACAGCGTGAGAAAGTGAAGCTCTGCTAGAAAATATGGTCAGACATCAAAATCTTTCCTCAAATTAGTGTGTTTAATGTCAATGTCACACCAAAAATGGTCCCCACGGACTAATTTTCAGAGATTATCCTAGGAAAAAATGGTGTCCCCCCACCGGACCAATTGTCATTATGAAATCTAGTCCCCGAGTGAAAAACATTCAACACCTAACACGAAATATGGTCACCACAGAGTATTTTTCTTagattattttatgaaaaaaagtcTGGGGGGTGGAGACGATATTTCATGGGTTATCCTATGAAAATCGGTCTGTCTCCGTCACCAAACTAATGGCCCCATGCACCCACCGGAATAATTTTCATAGATTTCCCTATGAAATATAATCCCCCCCGACACATATTCCGTATGAAATGTCCCCCTATTTTGCTGATTAATTTGCCTTTACAAAGTATTACCAAATACTATAACTAAAATGAACAGGTGTGAAACCGTTTCTACATTAAGCATCTTAAGAAGactgttgaaacatttgtttgcAGACAATGTTTCCATGATTTTCTGACTGTGTGCTTAATGTCCTGGATGTCTTAATTATAAGCCTAGGTGTAGCAGATAtctcaattattttaaatagcatTGACGCAAAGTGGAAACTAATTTAAAGACAATTCTGAATTTAAAGTTTACCTTTGGTATTATAGTAAATAAACAAGATAGTTAGGGTGGACAGTTGGATTCACGTTCAATATGTGCAGTCGATTGCCTGGGCTGCCTCTGCACCACGTTTGCACAGTTGTTTAAATGCTTTACTGAAATGTCAGTCCGTTCTGGTAATTCCTTCTTTACTGCATCTATAATAGTACAGAGGCAACCGATGAATGGATCCATGTgatattgaaaatgaaatgccaATTGAAAATGCATATTATTGAACAGTGCATCATTTCAAAATTTGCAgatttaatacatttctaaaaaatgaatgttttatgCCCTTTGAAGGTTTAATGGAATGTATGCCAGAAAATCAATCGTATTTATTGAAAAGGGAAATGATTATAACATGGAAAGactataaataaaaactgaaaatagaGATGAAGTATTTAGATTGGCCAAAAATAAACAACCTTTTtgagaaaggccgggagcagcggtataggcaggaaagcttacaaaaacactttgggccattcgtgcgctagggcgtctacgccgagtggaccgcctaagcggtggagggagtaccacagggggcaatgcgtcGTCTCCGCTGAGGCTAAGAGAAtaacctgcgccttcccgaaccgttcACAAATGAGCTccactacctgagggtggagtcgccactctgactgatgcggaccctccctggagaggaggtccgctgcccagttcaccactccgggaATGTGCGTCACCTGCAGGGACatcaagttcctctgagcccatgtcaatagcctgaaggccatgcgatgcaaccctggggaccgtaggccaccctggtaGTTGACATACGCACCCACTGTCAT from Acipenser ruthenus chromosome 2, fAciRut3.2 maternal haplotype, whole genome shotgun sequence includes the following:
- the LOC117409020 gene encoding caspase-3-like isoform X2 — protein: MSTETALICFRGCWLFFLERRGLDFVQTKNKTENNGRNEGVKILFTNTSNKDTVVPIKKKMDSRDLKSGGDVVDANPVILKETIEQPQGEDMQVDAKPDHAHPYRYNMNYPSIGQCIIINNKNFDKKTGMNIRNGTDVDAGNLLKSFKMQGYKVKVFNDQTCRQIEQCLQSIAREDHSKEASFVCALLSHGDEGVLYGTDGCIEIKRLTSLFKGDRCKTLVGKPKLFFIQACRGTELDGGIEADSIESDSSPQKIPVEADFLYAYSTVSAGTPRRTTTGGTGHSGPSSMWGGTTSSGSHWWTPGRC
- the LOC117409020 gene encoding caspase-3-like isoform X1 produces the protein MSTETALICFRGCWLFFLERRGLDFVQTKNKTENNGRNEGVKILFTNTSNKDTVVPIKKKMDSRDLKSGGDVVDANPVILKETIEQPQGEDMQVDAKPDHAHPYRYNMNYPSIGQCIIINNKNFDKKTGMNIRNGTDVDAGNLLKSFKMQGYKVKVFNDQTCRQIEQCLQSIAREDHSKEASFVCALLSHGDEGVLYGTDGCIEIKRLTSLFKGDRCKTLVGKPKLFFIQACRGTELDGGIEADSIESDSSPQKIPVEADFLYAYSTVSGYYSWRNTVSGSWFIQSLCDMLSKYGRELELMQILTRVNHKVALEFESSSTIAGFNYKKQIPCIVSMLTKEVHFSH
- the LOC117409020 gene encoding caspase-3-like isoform X3, translating into MSTETALICFRGCWLFFLERRGLDFVQTKNKTENNGRNEGVKILFTNTSNKDTVVPIKKKMDSRDLKSGGDVVDANPVILKETIEQPQGEDMQVDAKPDHAHPYRYNMNYPSIGQCIIINNKNFDKKTGMNIRNGTDVDAGNLLKSFKMQGYKVKVFNDQTCRQIEQCLQSIAREDHSKEASFVCALLSHGDEGVLYGTDGCIEIKRLTSLFKGDRCKTLVGKPKLFFIQACRGTELDGGIEADSIESDSSPQKIPVEADFLYAYSTVSGTPRRTTTGGTGHSGPSSMWGGTTSSGSHWWTPGRC